The following coding sequences are from one Brassica napus cultivar Da-Ae unplaced genomic scaffold, Da-Ae ScsIHWf_1459;HRSCAF=2050, whole genome shotgun sequence window:
- the LOC106406629 gene encoding membrane-associated progesterone-binding protein 4 yields the protein MSLRRILLSPFVGVSLIVVLLALYFRSSFKSPPQHNQRLFSAEELALYNGTDETLPILLGILGSVYDVTKGKSHYGSGGGYNHFAGRDASRAFVSGNFTGDGLTDSLHGLSSSEVKSIVDWRGFYSRTYTPVGKLVGRYYDSQGNPTKHLKGAEAKASRGAQLMEKQKIEEDKQKNCNSRWSQDEGGEVWCDVGVPRLVQRPLEIAITGSMSKRCACFEEDQLDQSGLEIYKDCEPLAKTCKV from the exons ATGTCGTTGAGGAGAATCTTGCTATCTCCGTTCGTAGGTGTCAGCTTGATCGTCGTTCTCTTGGCTCTCTACTTCAGATCTTCCTTCAAGTCTCCTCCACAACACAACCaa AGGTTGTTTTCTGCTGAAGAATTGGCATTGTACAATGGCACTGATGAAACGTTACCTATTCTCTTAGGGATTCTTGG ATCTGTATATGATGTGACCAAAGGGAAATCTCATTACGGTAGTGGAGGAGGTTACAATCATTTTGCTGGaag AGATGCTTCTCGTGCATTTGTTTCTGGCAACTTTACAg GAGATGGACTTACAGATTCGTTACATGGGTTATCTAGCAGTGAG GTGAAGAGCATAGTCGACTGGCGAGGTTTCTACTCCAGGACCTACAC TCCTGTTGGGAAGCTTGTTGGACGGTACTACGATAGCCAAGGTAATCCTACTAAGCACTTAAAAGGAGCTGAAGCAAAAGCCTCAAGAGGTGCACAACTCATGGAGAAGCAAAAGATTGAAGAAGACAAGCAAAAGAATTGCAACTCACGATGGAGTCAAGATGAAGGTGGAGAG GTTTGGTGTGATGTTGGGGTGCCAAGATTGGTACAAAGACCATTGGAGATAGCAATAACTGGTTCGATGAGCAAACGTTGCGCTTGCTTTGAGGAAGACCAACTTGATCAGTCTGGTTTGGAGATCTATAAAGACTGTGAACCACTTGCCAAGACTTGCAAAGTCTGA
- the LOC125597434 gene encoding NAC domain-containing protein 6-like, which yields MAHPRDLKFSPIDQNLVGYYLRNRVDTGKDGFITDIKLYEDEPWLLPHVKNDQFKENMWFYFVLRTRNLGSRPKRTVPGRGSSNGGTWTTSGVKKAITDRNNPKVVIGYKTELAYHKKVKGKLKGDTTGWCMTEYWLASENDAQFQEVVLCHLRDNNKMVVDESKNGDNDIATEQPQQGNSDDNNNRLLDFTHQQRPLIPPFEGQGLRLQTIMGYSDKATQEQQHPPISPPPQRQDSGSINNALVIMEDECVSQDEIFNLADLEAGITHPQQQHRQMMVDPYDDISFSRLAMPNNLIYHHEDSWHQDTSPWNNTNPRGLIFNSHGYEIQDQTVTKGHNQDSYY from the coding sequence ATGGCTCATCCAAGGGACTTAAAGTTCTCTCCGATTGACCAGAATTTGGTGGGGTATTATCTACGCAACAGAGTGGATACAGGAAAAGATGGTTTCATCACAGATATCAAACTTTATGAAGACGAGCCGTGGCTTCTTCCGCACGTCAAGAATGATCAATTCAAAGAGAACATGTGGTTTTACTTTGTTCTAAGGACACGTAATTTGGGGAGCAGGCCCAAACGCACGGTTCCCGGTAGAGGAAGCAGTAACGGcggaacttggacgacaagtgGCGTAAAGAAGGCGATCACTGACCGTAACAACCCCAAGGTTGTGATCGGATACAAAACAGAACTCGCGTACCACAAGAAAGTCAAGGGAAAGCTTAAAGGAGACACCACTGGTTGGTGTATGACGGAGTATTGGCTTGCAAGTGAGAACGATGCTCAGTTCCAAGAAGTAGTCTTGTGTCATCTCCGTGACAATAACAAGATGGTCGTTGACGAGAGCAAAAACGGAGACAATGACATCGCCACAGAGCAGCCTCAACAAGGGAACAGCGATGACAACAACAATAGACTCCTTGACTTCACTCATCAACAGCGGCCACTGATTCCTCCTTTTGAAGGACAGGGATTGAGACTTCAAACCATTATGGGATATTCTGATAAGGCCACTCAAGAACAACAACATCCACCGatttctcctcctcctcaacgTCAAGATTCCGGAAGCATAAACAACGCACTTGTAATCATGGAAGATGAGTGTGTTAGCCAAGATGAAATATTCAATCTAGCTGACCTGGAAGCCGGCATCACTCATCCACAACAACAACATCGTCAGATGATGGTGGATCCTTATGATGATATATCTTTCTCAAGATTGGCAATGCCGAACAACCTGATTTACCATCATGAAGACTCATGGCATCAAGATACCTCTCCATGGAACAACACCAATCCTCGTGGACTCATATTCAATTCTCATGGATATGAGATCCAAGATCAAACTGTCACCAAGGGACACAATCAAGATTCATATTATTAG
- the LOC125597433 gene encoding NAC domain-containing protein 6-like — MAHPRDLKFSPIDQNLVGYYLRNRVDTGKDGFITDIKLYEDEPWLLPHVKNDQFKENMWFYFVLRTRNLGSRPKRTVPGRGSSNGGTWTTSGVKKAITDRNNPKVVIGYKTELAYHKKVKGKLKGDTTGWCMTEYWLASENDAQFQEVVLCHLRDNNKMVVDQPPESKNGDNDIATEQPQQGNSDDNNNRLLDFTHQQRPLIPPFEGQGLRLQTIMGYSDKATQEQQHPPISPPPQRQDSGSINNALVIMEDECVSQDEIFNLADLEAGITHPQQQHRQMMVDPYDDISFSRLAMPNNLIYHHEDSWHQDTSPWNNTNPRGLIFNSHGCEIQDQTVTKGHNQDSYY, encoded by the coding sequence ATGGCTCATCCAAGGGACTTAAAGTTCTCTCCGATTGACCAGAATTTGGTGGGGTATTATCTACGCAACAGAGTGGATACAGGAAAAGATGGTTTCATCACAGATATCAAACTTTATGAAGACGAGCCGTGGCTTCTTCCGCACGTCAAGAATGATCAATTCAAAGAGAACATGTGGTTTTACTTTGTTCTAAGGACACGTAATTTGGGGAGCAGGCCCAAACGCACGGTTCCCGGTAGAGGAAGCAGTAACGGcggaacttggacgacaagtgGCGTAAAGAAGGCGATCACTGACCGTAACAACCCCAAGGTTGTGATCGGATACAAAACAGAACTCGCGTACCACAAGAAAGTCAAGGGAAAGCTTAAAGGAGACACCACTGGTTGGTGTATGACGGAGTATTGGCTTGCAAGTGAGAACGATGCTCAGTTCCAAGAAGTAGTCTTGTGTCATCTCCGTGACAATAACAAGATGGTCGTTGACCAGCCACCAGAGAGCAAAAACGGAGACAATGACATCGCCACAGAGCAGCCTCAACAAGGGAACAGCGATGACAACAACAATAGACTCCTTGACTTCACTCATCAACAGCGGCCACTGATTCCTCCTTTTGAAGGACAGGGATTGAGACTTCAAACCATTATGGGATATTCTGATAAGGCCACTCAAGAACAACAACATCCACCGatttctcctcctcctcaacgTCAAGATTCCGGAAGCATAAACAACGCACTTGTAATCATGGAAGATGAGTGTGTTAGCCAAGATGAAATATTCAATCTAGCTGACCTGGAAGCCGGCATCACTCATCCACAACAACAACATCGTCAGATGATGGTGGATCCTTATGATGATATATCTTTCTCAAGATTGGCAATGCCGAACAACCTGATTTACCATCATGAAGACTCATGGCATCAAGATACCTCTCCATGGAACAACACCAATCCTCGTGGACTCATATTCAATTCTCATGGATGTGAGATCCAAGATCAAACTGTCACCAAGGGACACAATCAAGATTCATATTATTAG